One genomic region from Tachysurus fulvidraco isolate hzauxx_2018 chromosome 14, HZAU_PFXX_2.0, whole genome shotgun sequence encodes:
- the LOC113639434 gene encoding uncharacterized protein LOC113639434 isoform X1, with translation MKPSCAQLICVGSCGLHTLHNAFKCGFSAWQLDKLLKAMHTLFLNVSARRRGLHHSNQVYCVPPFFCAHRWVENLPVVERALKVWPSLLLYMESVKSKKLSNPGTASYVAAAMKDPLILAKLQFYVALARTFTPFLKKYQTDEPVLPFLPKDLTELMRRFIKREVLHDITALQLTKLDVTDKTIWLSPQDISIGLGAESVLKEMKEAEECLQELKVKRRRIQEVCEGLADRLAKEAERKAGSKMADLISRSNLLRRVHKERLTLLAVHGPVHTAGKSGPNPIFLGSSDQVRLLQE, from the exons ATGAAACCTTCATGTGCTCAGCTCATTTGTGTGGGGAGCTGTGGCCTACACACGCTACACAACGCATTCAAGTGTGGGTTCTCTGCATGGCAGCTGGACAAGTTGCTGAAAGCAATGCACACATTGTTCCTCAATGTGTCCGCCAGGAGGAGAGGATTACATCACAGTAACCAAGTCTACTGTGTTCCCCCTTTTTTCTGTGCCCATCGTTGGGTGGAAAACCTTCCGGTTGTGGAGAGAGCCCTGAAAGTCTGGCCATCACTGCTCTTGTACATGGAATCCGTGAAATCAAAGAAACTCTCGAACCCTGGAACAG CATCTTATGTTGCAGCAGCCATGAAGGATCCACTCATCTTGGCCAAATTGCAGTTCTACGTGGCACTCGCCAGGACCTTCACTCCCTTCCTGAAAAAATATCAGACAGATGAGCCTGTGCTTCCATTCCTTCCGAAGGACCTGACTGAGTTGATG AGACGCTTCATAAAGAGAGAAGTCCTCCATGATATCACTGCCCTGCAGCTGACCAAATTGGATGTCACAGACAAGACCATCTGGCTCAGCCCACAAGACATCAGCATTGGTCTAGGTGCAGAGTCAGTCCTTAAG GAGATGAAAGAGGCAGAGGAGTGTCTTCAGGAGCTAAAGGTGAAGAGGAGACGCATACAAGAGGTGTGTGAGGGTCTGGCGGACAGGCTGGCTAAGGAGGCTGAAAGGAAGGCAGGAAGCAAGATGGCTGACCTGATCTCCAGGTCCAACCTCTTGCGGAGAGTCCATAAGGAGAGGTTGACGTTACTGGCTGTCCAtggccctgttcacactgcaggtaaaagtggcccaaatccgatttttttggggtcaagtgaccaggtcagacttcttcaggagtag
- the LOC113639433 gene encoding tumor necrosis factor receptor superfamily member 14-like, with protein sequence MRRKLYFLRCHYFLQCFPVQRKLCVLGIFFLNIELGICTCAQGEFEINGECCPMYSPGQHVKIHCSKLTKTTCLPCPDSTYSAKPNDRSVCSKCTVCKTVNGLRVKANCTRTSDTVCEPVEGFYCTDEYKGSCRYAVEHTKCTPGQYIKQKGTEASDTICEPGFYSPEGVNCSKWTDCSVE encoded by the exons ATGAGGAGGAAACTTTACTTTTTGAGATGTCACTATTTTCTGCAGTGTTTTCCAGTTCAGCGGAAACTTTGTGTTCTTGGCATTTTCTTCCTGAATATTGAACTGGGTATTTGCACTTGTGCACAAGGTGAATTTGAGATAAATGGAGAATGCTGCCCCATGTATTCACCTG GACAACATGTTAAAATTCACTGCAGTAAACTCACCAAAACAACGTGTCTGCCGTGTCCTGACTCAACATACTCTGCTAAACCTAATGACCGTTCTGTTTGCTCTAAGTGTACCGTGTGCAAAACTG TAAATGGACTAAGAGTAAAGGCAAATTGCACACGGACTTCAGATACAGTCTGtgagccagtggagggattttACTGTACTGATGAATACAAAGGCAGCTGCAGATATGCAGTGGAACACACAAAATGCACCCCTGGACAATACATAAAGCAGAAAG gTACAGAGGCTTCAGATACCATTTGTGAGCCAGGGTTTTATTCTCCTGAAGGTGTGAACTGCTCTAAATGGACAGA CTGTTCGGTTGAATGA
- the LOC113639434 gene encoding uncharacterized protein LOC113639434 isoform X2 has product MELICVGSCGLHTLHNAFKCGFSAWQLDKLLKAMHTLFLNVSARRRGLHHSNQVYCVPPFFCAHRWVENLPVVERALKVWPSLLLYMESVKSKKLSNPGTASYVAAAMKDPLILAKLQFYVALARTFTPFLKKYQTDEPVLPFLPKDLTELMRRFIKREVLHDITALQLTKLDVTDKTIWLSPQDISIGLGAESVLKEMKEAEECLQELKVKRRRIQEVCEGLADRLAKEAERKAGSKMADLISRSNLLRRVHKERLTLLAVHGPVHTAGKSGPNPIFLGSSDQVRLLQE; this is encoded by the exons ATGGAG CTCATTTGTGTGGGGAGCTGTGGCCTACACACGCTACACAACGCATTCAAGTGTGGGTTCTCTGCATGGCAGCTGGACAAGTTGCTGAAAGCAATGCACACATTGTTCCTCAATGTGTCCGCCAGGAGGAGAGGATTACATCACAGTAACCAAGTCTACTGTGTTCCCCCTTTTTTCTGTGCCCATCGTTGGGTGGAAAACCTTCCGGTTGTGGAGAGAGCCCTGAAAGTCTGGCCATCACTGCTCTTGTACATGGAATCCGTGAAATCAAAGAAACTCTCGAACCCTGGAACAG CATCTTATGTTGCAGCAGCCATGAAGGATCCACTCATCTTGGCCAAATTGCAGTTCTACGTGGCACTCGCCAGGACCTTCACTCCCTTCCTGAAAAAATATCAGACAGATGAGCCTGTGCTTCCATTCCTTCCGAAGGACCTGACTGAGTTGATG AGACGCTTCATAAAGAGAGAAGTCCTCCATGATATCACTGCCCTGCAGCTGACCAAATTGGATGTCACAGACAAGACCATCTGGCTCAGCCCACAAGACATCAGCATTGGTCTAGGTGCAGAGTCAGTCCTTAAG GAGATGAAAGAGGCAGAGGAGTGTCTTCAGGAGCTAAAGGTGAAGAGGAGACGCATACAAGAGGTGTGTGAGGGTCTGGCGGACAGGCTGGCTAAGGAGGCTGAAAGGAAGGCAGGAAGCAAGATGGCTGACCTGATCTCCAGGTCCAACCTCTTGCGGAGAGTCCATAAGGAGAGGTTGACGTTACTGGCTGTCCAtggccctgttcacactgcaggtaaaagtggcccaaatccgatttttttggggtcaagtgaccaggtcagacttcttcaggagtag
- the LOC113639434 gene encoding uncharacterized protein LOC113639434 isoform X3, which produces MESVKSKKLSNPGTASYVAAAMKDPLILAKLQFYVALARTFTPFLKKYQTDEPVLPFLPKDLTELMRRFIKREVLHDITALQLTKLDVTDKTIWLSPQDISIGLGAESVLKEMKEAEECLQELKVKRRRIQEVCEGLADRLAKEAERKAGSKMADLISRSNLLRRVHKERLTLLAVHGPVHTAGKSGPNPIFLGSSDQVRLLQE; this is translated from the exons ATGGAATCCGTGAAATCAAAGAAACTCTCGAACCCTGGAACAG CATCTTATGTTGCAGCAGCCATGAAGGATCCACTCATCTTGGCCAAATTGCAGTTCTACGTGGCACTCGCCAGGACCTTCACTCCCTTCCTGAAAAAATATCAGACAGATGAGCCTGTGCTTCCATTCCTTCCGAAGGACCTGACTGAGTTGATG AGACGCTTCATAAAGAGAGAAGTCCTCCATGATATCACTGCCCTGCAGCTGACCAAATTGGATGTCACAGACAAGACCATCTGGCTCAGCCCACAAGACATCAGCATTGGTCTAGGTGCAGAGTCAGTCCTTAAG GAGATGAAAGAGGCAGAGGAGTGTCTTCAGGAGCTAAAGGTGAAGAGGAGACGCATACAAGAGGTGTGTGAGGGTCTGGCGGACAGGCTGGCTAAGGAGGCTGAAAGGAAGGCAGGAAGCAAGATGGCTGACCTGATCTCCAGGTCCAACCTCTTGCGGAGAGTCCATAAGGAGAGGTTGACGTTACTGGCTGTCCAtggccctgttcacactgcaggtaaaagtggcccaaatccgatttttttggggtcaagtgaccaggtcagacttcttcaggagtag